Proteins encoded within one genomic window of Dyadobacter chenhuakuii:
- a CDS encoding RNA polymerase sigma factor yields MAHLRYKQEEELCFWDQFRKGDENAYACLYRSYVHILYQYCSQFTIDKPLIKDCIHDLFVELWKNRMTLGDTTSVRFYLMASIKRKLVRHLNAQQKHTSNEDIPVEYWHINTPSHENHLISEEEFESTNQHLNVAINGLPRRQREAIFLKFYMNLNNHEIADLMKINIQSVYNLVFGALGNLKKQMTLDRLTF; encoded by the coding sequence ATGGCTCACCTACGCTACAAGCAAGAAGAAGAACTCTGTTTTTGGGATCAGTTCAGAAAAGGCGATGAAAATGCTTATGCATGCCTGTACCGCTCTTACGTTCACATTTTGTATCAGTATTGCTCACAGTTTACGATTGACAAACCACTGATTAAGGACTGCATTCACGACTTATTTGTTGAACTCTGGAAAAACCGAATGACGCTGGGTGACACCACTTCCGTTCGGTTTTATCTTATGGCGTCAATTAAAAGAAAGTTGGTTCGCCATTTGAACGCACAGCAGAAGCATACAAGCAACGAGGATATTCCGGTAGAATACTGGCACATCAACACGCCTTCTCATGAAAATCACCTGATTTCCGAAGAAGAATTTGAATCAACCAATCAGCATTTAAACGTAGCGATCAACGGGCTCCCACGCCGCCAGCGGGAAGCCATCTTTTTAAAATTTTACATGAATTTGAATAACCACGAAATCGCAGACCTGATGAAAATCAACATTCAGTCTGTTTATAACCTGGTTTTTGGTGCATTAGGCAACCTTAAAAAGCAAATGACGCTGGACAGACTGACCTTCTGA
- the ade gene encoding adenine deaminase: MKINLVNIFEKTISEAELRSADGIIKEIDITGPENPSLPYALPGFTDAHVHIESSMLTPAQFARLAVVHGTVATVSDPHEIGNVLGIAGVEFMIEDGKRVPFKFCFGAPSCVPATVFETAGAVIDAEQVGQLLAKDDIGYLAEVMNFPGVINEDPDMMAKINWAKHYSKVVDGHAPGLRGEAARKYASHGITTDHECFTYDEAREKIDYGVKILIREGSAARNFGALIPLIDEFPELVMFCSDDKHPDNLVAGHINVLVKRALSLGYDIWNILQAACINPVLHYSLNVGLLRLNDPADFILVNNLSDFNVKETWIDGALVAKDSVSMIPDLRSAHPNRFVCAPKTAPDFVLKNEKNSESQIRVIEALEGQLITNEIIANAKVQGDAIVADPDNDILKVTVINRYENALPSIAFIKNFGLKKGAIASSVAHDSHNIICVGCDDESIAMAVNMIIEAKGGISAAGNGKTQLIALPIAGIMTDSDGYEVAAAYTLLDNFVKEELMSSLQSPFMTLSFMALLVIPRLKLSDKGLFDGENFNFVPVSL; encoded by the coding sequence ATGAAAATCAACCTGGTCAATATTTTTGAAAAAACCATTTCCGAGGCAGAACTGCGCAGCGCCGATGGGATCATTAAGGAAATCGACATTACCGGACCTGAAAACCCGTCTTTGCCTTACGCGCTGCCCGGCTTCACGGACGCGCACGTACATATAGAGAGCTCCATGCTAACGCCCGCACAATTTGCCCGCCTCGCGGTTGTGCACGGGACGGTCGCCACAGTTTCGGACCCGCATGAAATCGGGAATGTGCTCGGCATAGCAGGCGTGGAATTCATGATCGAAGATGGCAAGCGTGTGCCGTTTAAATTCTGCTTCGGGGCGCCCTCGTGTGTTCCCGCGACGGTTTTTGAAACGGCCGGGGCTGTGATTGATGCGGAACAGGTTGGCCAGTTACTGGCGAAGGACGACATTGGTTATCTGGCCGAAGTCATGAATTTTCCGGGCGTGATCAACGAAGATCCGGATATGATGGCGAAGATCAACTGGGCCAAACATTATAGTAAGGTTGTCGACGGCCATGCGCCTGGCCTGCGCGGGGAAGCGGCGCGCAAATATGCATCGCATGGCATAACCACTGATCATGAATGCTTTACCTATGACGAAGCCCGAGAAAAAATTGATTACGGCGTCAAAATACTGATCCGGGAAGGCAGCGCTGCCCGGAATTTCGGGGCATTAATTCCGCTGATCGATGAGTTTCCTGAACTGGTCATGTTCTGTTCGGATGACAAGCATCCGGATAACCTAGTGGCGGGCCACATTAATGTGCTGGTAAAGAGGGCATTGTCGCTGGGTTATGACATTTGGAACATTCTGCAGGCGGCCTGCATCAATCCTGTGTTGCATTATAGTTTGAATGTTGGTTTGCTGAGATTAAATGATCCGGCCGATTTTATTTTGGTTAATAACCTGAGTGATTTTAATGTAAAGGAAACCTGGATTGATGGGGCGCTTGTGGCCAAAGATTCAGTTTCAATGATTCCGGATCTGCGAAGCGCGCATCCCAACAGGTTTGTGTGCGCCCCAAAGACAGCGCCTGATTTTGTTTTAAAAAATGAAAAAAATTCTGAATCCCAAATAAGGGTCATCGAAGCATTAGAGGGTCAACTGATTACGAATGAAATCATTGCGAATGCAAAAGTACAGGGTGATGCAATTGTGGCTGATCCGGACAACGATATCCTGAAAGTCACCGTGATCAACCGCTATGAAAACGCGCTTCCGTCCATCGCATTTATTAAAAATTTCGGGTTGAAAAAAGGCGCTATCGCTTCGTCTGTTGCGCATGATTCACACAACATTATCTGTGTCGGTTGCGACGATGAAAGTATAGCCATGGCCGTGAATATGATCATTGAAGCGAAAGGTGGAATTTCGGCGGCAGGGAATGGAAAAACGCAGTTAATCGCGTTGCCGATTGCAGGAATTATGACGGATTCGGATGGCTATGAAGTGGCGGCGGCTTACACATTGCTCGACAATTTTGTGAAGGAAGAATTGATGTCGTCGCTCCAATCTCCATTCATGACGCTGTCATTTATGGCGCTGCTCGTGATACCACGTTTGAAATTGAGCGATAAAGGCCTTTTTGATGGTGAAAACTTCAATTTTGTTCCGGTAAGTCTCTAA
- a CDS encoding AraC family transcriptional regulator produces MKPQLLKVPKGLQKSFSIRRDVVLYFYNRWHYHPELELIHIEQGSGTQFVGDNIQNFQSGDLLLIGPNLPHYWRCDEKYFQRESQLYAQATVVHFSLDLFGNAFLELPENKAIRELLLKAKFGMKLLGEETENVKKLLQDLLDQKSGNAVISLLQILENLAHCSEKKTLSNTHYHEEYDQYDTDRINQIYQYSISNFQKKISIEEISEIANISPHSFCRYFKSRSRKTYSQFLLELRIGHACKLLSETKLPVAQICYESGFNNFANFNKYFKIHTGKSPLAYQKEFRKIAVHLPNLEVAL; encoded by the coding sequence GTGAAACCGCAATTACTAAAAGTCCCCAAGGGCCTGCAAAAATCGTTCAGTATCCGCCGCGATGTAGTCCTCTACTTTTACAACCGCTGGCATTACCATCCTGAGCTCGAACTGATCCACATTGAGCAGGGATCGGGCACGCAGTTTGTGGGTGACAACATTCAGAATTTCCAGAGTGGCGACCTCCTTTTGATCGGCCCTAACCTCCCCCATTACTGGCGCTGCGACGAGAAATATTTTCAGCGCGAAAGTCAGCTATATGCACAAGCCACCGTCGTGCATTTTTCACTGGACTTGTTCGGTAATGCATTTTTGGAATTGCCTGAAAACAAGGCCATCCGTGAATTACTGCTCAAAGCAAAGTTTGGAATGAAACTATTGGGAGAAGAGACCGAAAATGTGAAGAAACTTTTGCAGGATTTATTGGATCAAAAAAGCGGGAATGCAGTGATTTCACTTTTGCAAATCCTTGAAAACCTCGCACATTGCTCAGAAAAAAAGACATTGTCCAACACACACTATCACGAAGAATACGATCAATACGATACGGACCGGATCAACCAGATCTATCAATATTCGATCAGTAATTTCCAAAAGAAGATTTCGATCGAAGAGATTTCGGAGATTGCAAACATTAGCCCCCATTCGTTTTGCCGGTATTTCAAAAGCCGCAGCCGCAAGACTTACTCGCAGTTTTTGCTGGAACTAAGGATCGGGCATGCCTGCAAATTGCTTTCTGAAACCAAGCTGCCTGTTGCGCAGATCTGCTATGAAAGCGGTTTCAACAATTTTGCCAATTTCAATAAATATTTCAAAATCCACACCGGCAAGAGTCCTTTGGCTTACCAAAAGGAATTTCGAAAAATTGCCGTTCACCTGCCTAACCTGGAAGTCGCATTATGA
- a CDS encoding UxaA family hydrolase translates to MASQLLKIHPSDNVIVALRDLPVNADVAWAGSHYSLPYGVSAKHKFVTEDIETGGAIIMYGVLVGRASQPIRKGEPITTFNLKHDSQDYSTANRQPYSYIQPDVSKWQNRTFKGYHREDGRVGTYNYWLVVPLVFCENRNVLIMKDAFERELGYAQTDIYREHVRDFLHLYQSGDLRTIKSMEAFTEREPVRKKPERPFQNVDGIKFLTHEGGCGGTRTDANTLCALFASYAVHPNVAGITVLSLGCQNSELKTLEDEIKKRDPNFNKPFFAFEHQKGTEYSLMSGAIKETFMGVTKINEFERSDAPLSKLSVGLKCGGSDGFSGISANPVLGHLSDIVVGLGGQTLLAEFPELNGVEQELINRCVTEEKAAKFEKLMRDYAGKAEAVGSAFAFNPSPGNIKDGLITDAIKSAGAARKGGNAYISDVLNYTERATESGLQLVCTPGNDVEATTGQTAAGANIILFTTGLGTPTGNPICPVAKVATNTTLANRMPDVIDFDCGPVVDGTQSLEQNAEALLEYVIRVASGELTKAQQLGQDDFIPWKRGVSL, encoded by the coding sequence ATGGCGTCACAGCTTTTAAAAATACATCCTTCTGATAATGTGATCGTTGCATTGCGGGACTTGCCCGTGAACGCCGACGTGGCCTGGGCAGGCAGTCATTATTCGCTGCCTTACGGCGTTTCTGCCAAGCATAAATTTGTGACGGAGGACATTGAAACCGGTGGCGCTATCATCATGTATGGCGTGCTCGTAGGACGCGCATCGCAGCCCATCCGCAAGGGCGAGCCCATCACAACGTTCAATCTTAAACACGATTCCCAGGATTACAGCACGGCCAACCGGCAGCCTTATTCTTACATTCAGCCGGATGTTTCGAAATGGCAGAACAGAACATTCAAAGGATATCACCGTGAAGACGGCCGCGTAGGCACATATAATTATTGGCTCGTAGTGCCATTGGTATTTTGCGAAAACCGCAATGTGCTGATTATGAAGGATGCGTTCGAGCGCGAGCTGGGTTATGCGCAAACCGATATTTATAGAGAGCACGTCAGGGATTTCCTGCATTTATATCAAAGCGGCGACTTGCGCACCATTAAAAGTATGGAAGCATTCACCGAGCGCGAGCCTGTTAGAAAGAAACCGGAACGCCCGTTCCAGAATGTGGACGGAATCAAATTCCTGACCCACGAAGGCGGCTGTGGCGGCACAAGAACGGACGCCAACACGCTTTGTGCTCTTTTTGCTTCCTATGCAGTTCACCCTAATGTGGCCGGCATTACAGTTTTAAGCCTGGGTTGTCAGAATTCGGAGTTGAAGACATTGGAAGACGAGATCAAAAAACGCGATCCGAATTTCAATAAACCGTTCTTCGCATTCGAGCATCAGAAAGGCACAGAATATTCTTTAATGTCGGGTGCAATTAAGGAGACATTCATGGGTGTTACCAAGATCAATGAGTTCGAAAGAAGCGATGCGCCTTTGTCTAAACTTTCCGTTGGCCTTAAATGCGGCGGTTCAGATGGATTTTCAGGCATTTCTGCGAACCCCGTTTTAGGACATCTTTCGGATATCGTTGTCGGCTTAGGCGGACAGACATTATTAGCAGAGTTTCCCGAACTCAATGGCGTTGAGCAAGAGCTTATTAATCGTTGTGTGACCGAAGAGAAGGCCGCCAAATTTGAAAAACTCATGCGTGACTACGCTGGCAAGGCAGAAGCAGTCGGTTCCGCATTCGCATTCAATCCATCACCCGGAAATATCAAAGACGGACTCATTACAGACGCCATAAAATCAGCCGGAGCAGCCCGCAAAGGCGGTAATGCATATATTTCGGATGTTTTAAACTACACCGAAAGAGCCACGGAATCAGGCTTGCAACTCGTGTGCACACCAGGCAATGATGTAGAAGCAACCACCGGGCAAACAGCCGCAGGCGCCAACATCATCCTTTTTACAACCGGATTAGGAACGCCCACCGGCAACCCGATCTGCCCCGTTGCCAAAGTCGCAACCAACACCACCTTAGCCAACCGCATGCCCGACGTCATCGATTTTGATTGCGGACCGGTTGTTGACGGCACGCAAAGCCTGGAACAAAACGCCGAAGCATTGCTAGAATATGTCATCCGAGTAGCAAGCGGAGAATTGACCAAAGCACAGCAACTAGGCCAGGATGATTTCATCCCCTGGAAAAGAGGCGTCTCTCTCTAA